Proteins encoded together in one Lathyrus oleraceus cultivar Zhongwan6 chromosome 5, CAAS_Psat_ZW6_1.0, whole genome shotgun sequence window:
- the LOC127078954 gene encoding uncharacterized protein LOC127078954 gives MDLEFQEGHHVFLIVTQVTGVGYTLESRKLTPRFIGLYQIFGQVGLVAYRVVLPPNLSNLHDVFHVSQLRKYVPDSSHVILMDDVQVRDNLTFEVLHIRSDYRELKQLRGKEISLMKVV, from the coding sequence ATGGAtcttgagtttcaagagggacACCATGTATTCTTAATAGTCACTCAGGTGACCGGTGTAGGATATACTTTGGAATCGAGGAAGCTTACTCCTCGATTTATTGGTTTGTATCAGATATTCGGGCAAGTTGGACTTGTTGCTTATAGAGTGGTATTGCCACCAAATTTGTCAAATCTACATGATGTGTTCCATGTTTCACAACTTCGGAAGTATGTTCCGGATTCGTCGCATGTGATTCTGATGGATGATGTTCAGGTGAGGGATAACCTTACATTTGAAGTTCTGCATATAAGGAGTGATTATCGAGAACTGAAACAGTTGAGAGGCAAAGAGATTTCTCTCATGAAGGTAGTGTGA